The Desmodus rotundus isolate HL8 chromosome 3, HLdesRot8A.1, whole genome shotgun sequence genome includes a region encoding these proteins:
- the MRPL51 gene encoding large ribosomal subunit protein mL51 → MAGSLALGAGRRLWSWVPLACRSFSLGVPGMYFVRVTVPPRKVVDRWNEKRAMFGVYDNIGILGNFETHPRQLIRGPKWLRGWKGNELQRCIRKKKMVGNRMFFDDLHNLNKRISYLYKHFNRHGKFR, encoded by the exons ATGGCAGGGAGCCTCGCTCTGGGTGCGGGAAGGCGCCTGTGGAGCTGGGTGCCCCTGGCCTGCAGAAGCTTCTCTCTGG GTGTTCCTGGAATGTATTTTGTAAGGGTCACGGTTCCGCCCCGCAAAGTGGTTGATCGTTGGAACGAGAAGAGGGCCATGTTCGGGGTGTATGATAACATCGGGATCCTGG GAAATTTTGAAACACACCCCAGACAACTAATCAGGGGGCCCAAGTGGCTTCGAGGCTGGAAGGGGAATGAATTGCAGCGTTGTATCCGAAAGAAGAAAATGGTTGGAAATCGGATGTTCTTTGATGACCTGCACAACCTTAACAAACGCATCAGCTATCTCTACAAACACTTTAACCGGCATGGAAAGTTCCGATAG